Proteins from one Effusibacillus lacus genomic window:
- a CDS encoding flagellar motor protein MotB, translated as MSRRRKQHGGGHDNLERWLLTYADLITLLMIFFVVLYALSKIDVTRYEQLAISLNQSFYDGSTGVMRTKFEKSYGQPNESGQSVDKKVLEASQKMVEENQRLKDAEEKLKQHIQQNGLQDKVMVELTEQKGLQLTLRDVALFDTGSAVLKKDAEKILSGLAPFLKVMPNKISVEGHTDNIPIHNDQFRSNFDLSAARALNVLYYLQSEGIKSELLSATGFGEYQPVADNNTPEGRAANRRVNIIIMRNQIK; from the coding sequence ATGTCGAGACGGCGTAAGCAGCATGGGGGCGGGCACGACAACCTCGAACGCTGGCTGCTGACCTATGCGGACCTGATCACGCTATTGATGATTTTCTTCGTTGTGCTGTATGCCCTGTCAAAAATCGATGTCACCAGATACGAACAATTGGCCATCTCTCTGAACCAGTCGTTTTATGACGGGTCTACCGGGGTAATGCGGACCAAGTTTGAAAAATCCTACGGACAACCCAACGAGTCGGGACAATCGGTGGACAAAAAAGTCCTGGAAGCGAGCCAGAAGATGGTGGAAGAGAACCAGCGGCTGAAGGACGCGGAGGAAAAACTCAAGCAGCATATTCAGCAAAACGGGCTGCAGGACAAGGTCATGGTGGAACTGACCGAACAAAAAGGCTTACAACTCACACTGCGGGACGTTGCCTTGTTTGACACGGGATCAGCCGTATTAAAGAAAGATGCGGAAAAAATTCTTTCCGGTCTGGCGCCATTTCTAAAGGTAATGCCGAACAAAATCTCGGTGGAAGGGCATACGGACAATATTCCGATTCATAACGACCAGTTCCGGTCGAATTTTGACCTGTCCGCCGCCCGGGCCTTGAATGTCTTGTATTACCTGCAAAGCGAAGGGATCAAATCCGAACTCTTATCAGCGACGGGGTTTGGGGAGTACCAGCCGGTGGCAGACAACAATACGCCGGAGGGCCGTGCGGCCAATCGTCGAGTCAACATTATCATCATGCGAAATCAGATAAAATAA
- a CDS encoding flagellar motor protein translates to MDITTILGLILGVGFLGGAFVMEGGHITSLFQITAAMIVFGGTFAALMVSTPMEQLKQIPKILKIAFTHKSRDPLEVIDELVILATIARREGILALEEKIDTYDDEFFKNGVRLVVDGVDPELVRSIMETELSFIEERHNKGAQIFEQMGGFAPTMGIIGTVMGLVHVLSNLEDAAKLGPAIALAFIATLYGVASANLAWLPIANKLKVRSKQEVLIRELMIEGILSIQAGENPNILAQKLKVFLAPTSRTKNEAAEREVGGTNVETA, encoded by the coding sequence ATGGATATCACAACGATCCTGGGCTTGATTCTTGGTGTCGGTTTCTTGGGCGGTGCCTTTGTCATGGAGGGTGGACATATCACGTCCCTGTTCCAGATAACGGCCGCCATGATCGTGTTTGGCGGAACATTTGCAGCCCTGATGGTGAGCACGCCAATGGAACAATTGAAACAGATCCCGAAGATCTTAAAGATCGCATTCACTCACAAGTCAAGGGATCCGCTGGAGGTGATCGACGAATTGGTGATTCTGGCGACGATTGCCCGACGGGAAGGGATTCTCGCCCTGGAAGAAAAGATTGATACTTATGATGACGAGTTTTTCAAAAATGGGGTAAGACTTGTCGTGGACGGGGTGGACCCGGAGCTTGTCCGCAGCATCATGGAAACGGAACTCTCCTTTATCGAAGAACGTCATAACAAGGGTGCCCAGATCTTTGAACAAATGGGCGGCTTTGCACCCACCATGGGGATTATCGGAACCGTGATGGGACTGGTGCACGTGTTGTCGAACCTGGAAGACGCCGCCAAATTGGGGCCTGCCATCGCCCTTGCTTTCATTGCAACGTTATACGGTGTAGCATCCGCCAACCTTGCCTGGCTGCCAATCGCCAATAAGCTTAAAGTGCGAAGCAAACAGGAAGTGTTGATTCGCGAACTGATGATTGAAGGAATCCTATCGATTCAGGCCGGTGAGAATCCGAACATACTGGCCCAGAAGCTGAAAGTGTTCCTGGCGCCCACAAGCCGTACAAAGAATGAGGCAGCTGAACGAGAGGTAGGCGGAACCAATGTCGAGACGGCGTAA
- a CDS encoding PDZ domain-containing protein, with protein MEALPFLLELGRGFFAILLTPFFYVAILLVYLQYRRQVTLERRLFGVRVTSAEIQTARSVGYGVLGGIAASLFISGVGIVLNPTDFAYVWVLAVVLAIFNVRFVCFAYAGGILSLAALILNVLPELSISWPWLAEAYLDLRSLSISHLLALVAILHLIEAMLVFLQGADGASPIFVQSKRGRLVGGFILQKFWVIPLAAVVATGSQGLQIPAWWTLLPVAVSQGLQILPIPAVLGFSGVALSRQPAEKAARTAKYLALYALALLGLTIMGGKFLPSFLWIAALFSPVAHEWLVKREMDEEKIRQPRFTKPLQGLRILAVLPGSPSESMGLKPGETIVKANGMPVNTPYELHFALNQNPAFIRLEVVDEQGENRFAGKPRFTGEHHSLGLILVPDDAAREYVRLETIPVWKMLWNLFARKTNQSGKTPA; from the coding sequence ATGGAAGCACTGCCTTTCTTGCTGGAACTGGGCCGCGGATTTTTCGCGATCCTGCTGACGCCGTTTTTTTATGTCGCCATTCTCTTGGTGTACCTGCAGTATCGCAGACAGGTAACGCTGGAACGCCGTTTGTTCGGGGTTCGGGTTACATCAGCAGAGATACAAACGGCCCGGTCTGTAGGATACGGAGTGCTGGGGGGGATAGCCGCATCCCTTTTTATATCCGGTGTGGGCATCGTGCTGAATCCGACCGATTTTGCCTATGTATGGGTGTTGGCGGTGGTCTTGGCGATCTTTAACGTGCGGTTTGTCTGTTTTGCCTATGCGGGAGGAATCCTGTCTCTTGCGGCATTGATCTTGAACGTGCTGCCGGAACTTTCAATAAGCTGGCCGTGGCTGGCTGAGGCATACCTTGATTTGCGATCTTTGTCCATATCTCATCTGTTGGCTCTGGTTGCCATATTGCACCTGATTGAGGCAATGCTTGTCTTTTTACAAGGGGCTGACGGAGCTTCTCCAATCTTTGTGCAGAGCAAAAGGGGGCGTTTGGTTGGCGGATTCATCCTGCAGAAGTTTTGGGTGATTCCCCTTGCGGCAGTTGTTGCAACAGGCTCCCAGGGGTTGCAGATCCCTGCATGGTGGACCCTCTTGCCTGTGGCGGTTTCCCAAGGTTTGCAAATCCTCCCGATTCCTGCTGTACTGGGTTTTTCGGGGGTCGCCCTGTCTCGTCAACCGGCCGAAAAAGCTGCCAGAACGGCAAAGTATCTGGCATTGTATGCGCTCGCCCTGTTGGGGTTGACAATCATGGGGGGGAAGTTTCTTCCTTCATTCTTGTGGATCGCAGCATTATTCTCTCCTGTTGCCCATGAGTGGCTTGTAAAACGGGAGATGGATGAAGAGAAAATCCGTCAGCCCCGTTTCACAAAACCCTTGCAAGGGTTACGCATCCTGGCGGTGTTGCCTGGAAGCCCGTCGGAAAGCATGGGATTGAAACCGGGGGAAACCATCGTCAAGGCCAACGGGATGCCTGTCAATACACCGTATGAACTGCACTTTGCATTGAATCAGAACCCGGCTTTTATCAGGCTTGAAGTAGTGGATGAACAAGGGGAGAACCGGTTTGCGGGAAAACCGAGATTTACGGGAGAGCATCACAGTCTGGGGTTGATTCTGGTTCCCGATGATGCTGCCAGAGAGTATGTCAGGCTGGAAACAATTCCAGTCTGGAAGATGCTTTGGAACTTGTTTGCCAGAAAAACGAACCAAAGCGGCAAAACACCTGCTTAA
- a CDS encoding S41 family peptidase, whose amino-acid sequence MEIRKSTLALLLAGSLFVGGASTYGVMQWRTGSPLTGGDLLRSSTGQQMANFSKLEEVYKTLRYNYYQNVDDQKLVDGAISGMIGALDDPYSTYMDKDTADQFHMSLSSSFEGIGATIESINGRITIASPIKGSPAEKAGLRAGDQIRKVNGQSLDGLEVNQAVLFIRGRKGTVAELEITRPGSSEVTHVSVVRDEIPLETVYAEYLGNGIGKIQITSFSENTAKRFEEELKKLEEQGLKGLLIDVRDNPGGYLEAVKGISNLLIPNKGVILQVEYKNGQKEVVNSTLETAKYPVVCLINGGSASASEILAGALKESGGYPLVGEKTFGKGTVQTQQEFKDGSNLKYTTAKWLTPKGNWIHKRGVEPDYPVALPAYFKLTALNPDTPLKRDMNGTAVKTLQQMLIGVGLVPGREDGYFSAQTEEAVKTFQRMNGLSPTGVVEGQTTFKLMEAINEKKKINDTQLEKATSVLRSLIK is encoded by the coding sequence ATGGAGATACGCAAAAGCACGCTGGCACTTCTGCTTGCCGGCTCTCTGTTTGTCGGGGGAGCTTCGACCTACGGAGTGATGCAGTGGAGGACAGGCTCTCCTCTGACAGGTGGTGACCTACTGCGGTCAAGTACCGGGCAGCAGATGGCCAATTTTTCCAAACTGGAGGAAGTCTACAAGACGCTCCGTTACAACTACTACCAAAACGTGGACGACCAAAAACTGGTTGACGGAGCCATCTCTGGCATGATCGGGGCCCTGGACGATCCGTATTCCACATATATGGATAAAGATACGGCCGATCAGTTCCATATGTCCCTATCCTCTTCCTTCGAGGGGATCGGTGCGACGATCGAATCCATCAACGGGCGGATTACGATTGCATCCCCGATTAAGGGATCTCCGGCGGAAAAGGCGGGATTGCGGGCAGGTGACCAGATCCGCAAGGTGAACGGACAGAGTCTGGACGGGTTGGAAGTCAACCAAGCGGTACTTTTCATCCGCGGAAGAAAAGGGACCGTTGCCGAGTTGGAAATCACGCGTCCCGGTTCGTCGGAGGTGACCCATGTATCTGTCGTTCGCGACGAAATTCCGTTGGAGACCGTATATGCGGAATATTTGGGGAACGGCATTGGCAAAATCCAAATCACTTCCTTCTCGGAAAACACCGCCAAACGGTTTGAGGAAGAACTGAAAAAGCTGGAGGAGCAAGGATTAAAAGGGCTGCTGATCGATGTCCGCGACAACCCGGGAGGCTATTTGGAAGCTGTAAAGGGCATCAGCAACCTGTTGATCCCGAACAAAGGAGTGATCCTGCAGGTAGAATACAAAAACGGGCAGAAAGAAGTGGTCAATTCCACTCTGGAAACGGCGAAATATCCGGTAGTCTGCCTGATAAACGGAGGATCGGCCAGCGCATCGGAGATCCTGGCGGGAGCTCTCAAGGAATCCGGCGGGTATCCGCTTGTCGGGGAAAAAACATTCGGAAAAGGGACTGTCCAGACCCAGCAGGAGTTCAAAGACGGGTCGAATTTGAAATATACCACGGCCAAATGGTTGACCCCAAAAGGCAACTGGATCCACAAACGGGGTGTTGAACCTGATTATCCGGTTGCATTGCCTGCGTACTTTAAACTGACAGCCCTTAACCCTGACACTCCTCTCAAGCGTGACATGAACGGGACAGCGGTCAAGACTCTGCAGCAAATGCTGATTGGAGTGGGTTTGGTTCCGGGAAGGGAAGACGGATACTTCAGCGCGCAGACAGAGGAGGCCGTCAAGACGTTCCAACGAATGAACGGTTTGTCTCCTACCGGCGTTGTGGAAGGTCAAACCACATTCAAGCTGATGGAAGCCATCAACGAGAAAAAGAAAATCAACGATACCCAATTGGAAAAAGCGACTTCCGTACTTCGTTCCTTAATCAAATAG
- the ftsX gene encoding permease-like cell division protein FtsX, whose product MKISTFFRHVREGLKNIGRNGWMTFAAVGSVVVSLLILGVFLTVALNLQELTKDVEAQVQMDVFMQEGTSRSDIQMVEEKIKALPEVKSVEFVSKEDAIRLMVEKYKEHKDLFAGLEMDNPFPDKFIVKAHDPRQSLQLADQIRTFPNVEKVSDGREVVETLFKVMDIVRWIGGALIVGLALTAVFLISNTIKITIYSRRREIEIMKLVGATNWFIRWPFFFEGLLMGALGALIPITLIAAGYGYILNNVTSDTFIPLLPLGTLVTQVGGVLLLIGAVIGVFGSTFSVRKFLKI is encoded by the coding sequence ATGAAGATTAGCACCTTTTTTCGTCATGTCCGGGAAGGTCTGAAGAACATCGGACGCAACGGATGGATGACATTTGCCGCCGTTGGTTCGGTTGTTGTGTCGTTGCTGATTTTGGGCGTGTTTCTGACGGTCGCGCTGAACCTGCAGGAACTTACCAAAGATGTGGAAGCGCAAGTGCAAATGGATGTATTCATGCAGGAAGGAACTTCCCGTAGTGACATCCAGATGGTGGAGGAAAAAATCAAGGCATTGCCCGAAGTGAAATCTGTGGAGTTTGTATCAAAGGAAGACGCCATCCGGCTAATGGTGGAAAAATACAAAGAACACAAGGATTTGTTTGCCGGTCTGGAAATGGACAATCCTTTCCCGGACAAATTTATTGTGAAGGCGCATGATCCTCGCCAATCACTGCAACTGGCGGACCAGATCCGTACGTTTCCCAATGTGGAAAAGGTTTCCGACGGACGGGAAGTAGTGGAAACGCTGTTTAAAGTCATGGACATAGTTCGTTGGATAGGGGGAGCCCTGATTGTCGGGTTGGCTCTGACAGCCGTCTTCCTCATCTCCAACACTATCAAGATCACGATCTACTCGCGCCGCCGGGAGATCGAGATTATGAAGCTTGTCGGAGCCACCAACTGGTTTATCCGCTGGCCGTTTTTCTTTGAAGGCTTGCTGATGGGGGCTCTGGGTGCGCTGATCCCGATCACATTGATTGCTGCCGGCTATGGCTACATTCTGAACAATGTTACCAGTGACACGTTTATTCCGTTGCTTCCGCTTGGCACTCTCGTTACGCAGGTGGGAGGAGTGTTGCTGCTGATCGGGGCGGTCATCGGGGTGTTCGGATCGACCTTCTCGGTCCGGAAATTCCTGAAGATCTAG
- the ftsE gene encoding cell division ATP-binding protein FtsE — protein sequence MIEMQDVWKTYPNGVSALNGIDVKIDRGEFVYVVGPSGAGKSTFIKLMYREEKPTKGTIFVNGFNVDRIRERKIPLMRRQIGVVFQDFKLLPQLTAAENVAFAMEVIEAPRKKIKQRVKEVMELVGLGDKLNNLPNQLSGGQQQRVAIARALVNNPAVIIADEPTGNLDPDTSWEIMQLLNKINDHGTTIVMATHNKEVVNTMKRRVLAIEDGKIVRDERQGVYGYED from the coding sequence ATGATCGAAATGCAAGATGTCTGGAAGACCTATCCAAACGGTGTTTCGGCATTAAATGGAATTGATGTAAAGATTGACCGAGGCGAATTTGTATATGTGGTGGGACCCAGCGGCGCCGGGAAATCCACGTTTATCAAATTGATGTACCGGGAAGAAAAACCAACGAAGGGGACGATTTTCGTCAACGGGTTTAATGTCGACCGCATCCGGGAACGTAAGATCCCGTTAATGCGCCGGCAAATCGGCGTGGTATTCCAGGATTTCAAATTGCTGCCCCAATTGACGGCAGCGGAGAACGTGGCGTTCGCCATGGAAGTGATCGAGGCGCCGCGCAAAAAGATCAAGCAGCGAGTGAAAGAAGTAATGGAACTGGTTGGTTTGGGGGATAAACTGAACAATCTGCCCAATCAATTGTCCGGGGGCCAGCAGCAGCGGGTGGCGATTGCTCGGGCTCTTGTAAACAACCCTGCTGTCATTATCGCCGATGAACCGACCGGGAACCTGGACCCGGATACCTCGTGGGAAATCATGCAGTTGTTAAACAAGATCAATGACCACGGAACCACCATTGTCATGGCAACCCACAACAAAGAGGTCGTGAATACGATGAAACGACGTGTATTGGCGATTGAAGACGGAAAAATTGTCCGCGACGAAAGACAGGGGGTATACGGATATGAAGATTAG
- a CDS encoding zinc ribbon domain-containing protein: MVETICQSCSMPLNGEEVLGTEKDGSKTKEYCMYCYEGGEFKQPDLTMEGMIEICVPHMKAEGMSEEQARAILNEHLPKLKRWNKQ; encoded by the coding sequence ATGGTTGAAACTATTTGTCAAAGTTGCTCTATGCCACTAAACGGAGAAGAAGTGTTGGGGACTGAAAAAGACGGTTCCAAAACGAAAGAGTACTGCATGTACTGCTATGAAGGGGGCGAATTCAAGCAACCCGACCTGACCATGGAAGGGATGATCGAGATTTGCGTCCCTCATATGAAAGCAGAGGGCATGTCTGAGGAGCAGGCAAGGGCCATACTGAATGAACACCTTCCAAAACTGAAAAGATGGAACAAGCAGTAG
- a CDS encoding WYL domain-containing protein codes for MDCRDERIPNEWLYGFLLGFGQHVEVLEPMHIRQRIKDIAFQIYTTY; via the coding sequence ATTGATTGTAGAGATGAAAGAATTCCAAACGAGTGGTTATACGGTTTTCTTCTCGGTTTTGGGCAACATGTTGAAGTCCTTGAACCCATGCACATCAGGCAGAGAATAAAAGACATTGCATTCCAGATCTATACAACCTATTAA
- a CDS encoding HI0074 family nucleotidyltransferase substrate-binding subunit codes for MERMEQRLKVSYRALTTLDEVLSIPNPSRIERDASIQRFEYTFEAIWKTVKQYLLEYEGMDIGSPKGVVRASLSVGLLDAEEATLALEMVDDRNLSVHTYNEALADMIFGRLPKYASLMKKWLDEVSGRKR; via the coding sequence ATGGAACGAATGGAACAACGTCTGAAAGTTTCTTACCGAGCATTAACGACATTGGACGAAGTACTCTCTATCCCGAATCCTTCCCGTATTGAGAGGGACGCGTCCATTCAACGTTTTGAATACACATTTGAGGCGATTTGGAAAACGGTAAAACAATACCTGCTTGAGTATGAAGGAATGGATATCGGGTCCCCTAAAGGAGTCGTCCGTGCCAGTTTGTCCGTGGGTCTTCTTGATGCGGAAGAGGCAACTTTGGCGCTTGAGATGGTGGATGATAGGAATCTTTCGGTACATACTTACAATGAGGCACTTGCGGACATGATTTTTGGCAGGCTGCCAAAATATGCATCTTTGATGAAAAAGTGGTTGGATGAAGTAAGCGGAAGAAAAAGATGA
- a CDS encoding nucleotidyltransferase family protein: MALSHKEQPNSLSSREAVLTKIRNIVGEHLRGIPAKVYLYGSWARQEERPTSDIDLAIWPGEPLPTGTLAKLRSALEEAPIPYPVEVVDLLEADQTFIQQVIKEGIEWNEWNNV; encoded by the coding sequence ATGGCCCTGTCCCATAAGGAACAACCCAACAGTTTGTCCAGTCGTGAGGCAGTTCTGACGAAGATTCGAAACATTGTTGGGGAGCACCTGCGCGGTATTCCGGCTAAAGTGTATTTGTACGGCTCATGGGCAAGGCAGGAAGAACGCCCGACTTCTGATATTGATCTTGCGATTTGGCCGGGCGAGCCGCTTCCAACAGGAACTTTGGCAAAACTCCGGTCTGCACTGGAAGAAGCCCCGATACCGTATCCGGTAGAGGTGGTCGATTTGCTGGAAGCGGATCAAACCTTCATTCAGCAAGTGATCAAGGAGGGAATCGAATGGAACGAATGGAACAACGTCTGA
- a CDS encoding DUF6922 domain-containing protein → MQSLVPEEFNPFFWDVHMHDLDLHEHKIFIIERLLNEGDHHTLRWLFDVYSLDEIKEAVRISRGLSLKTARYWQYFFNLKEEEMRCFGTSLTKQDDLF, encoded by the coding sequence ATGCAATCCTTGGTTCCGGAAGAGTTTAACCCCTTTTTTTGGGATGTCCATATGCATGATTTGGATCTTCACGAACACAAAATTTTTATCATCGAAAGGCTGCTAAATGAAGGTGACCACCATACCCTTCGTTGGCTCTTCGACGTATATTCGCTCGATGAAATAAAAGAAGCCGTACGTATTAGCAGGGGATTGTCCCTTAAAACAGCAAGATACTGGCAATACTTTTTCAATTTGAAAGAGGAGGAAATGCGGTGTTTTGGGACGTCATTGACGAAGCAAGACGATCTGTTCTAG
- a CDS encoding nucleotidyl transferase AbiEii/AbiGii toxin family protein, with protein sequence MFWDVIDEARRSVLEKMVRNQPVKDCYLAGGTALALLLGHRESIDFDWFSPNHFSSAEIEKTLSEIGSLLVTESKSGTFHGLLDNIQVTWLRYPHPLLEPLISTPDVPGLLLASIPDIGSMKLIAASQRGARKDFIDLYAIEKSGIPISTLIQRLPEKFPDVKMNYYHIVKSLTYFDDAEREPMPRILTKTEWVNVKEFFISIQKRLLDIIP encoded by the coding sequence GTGTTTTGGGACGTCATTGACGAAGCAAGACGATCTGTTCTAGAAAAAATGGTCCGAAACCAACCTGTTAAAGATTGTTATCTTGCTGGGGGTACGGCACTGGCATTGCTTTTGGGACACCGTGAATCCATTGACTTTGATTGGTTTAGTCCGAACCATTTTTCATCGGCTGAAATCGAGAAAACCCTATCCGAAATAGGTTCGCTTCTTGTTACAGAATCCAAATCCGGAACGTTTCACGGTTTGTTGGACAATATTCAAGTAACCTGGTTAAGATATCCCCATCCTCTTCTGGAACCGCTCATTTCTACTCCCGATGTTCCCGGATTGCTCTTGGCATCGATACCGGATATAGGCTCGATGAAACTGATTGCAGCCAGTCAAAGAGGTGCGCGTAAGGACTTCATTGATTTATATGCTATCGAAAAATCAGGGATTCCCATCTCCACCTTAATTCAACGCCTCCCAGAAAAGTTTCCGGACGTGAAGATGAATTACTACCATATCGTGAAAAGTCTGACTTACTTTGATGACGCCGAGCGGGAACCTATGCCGAGAATTCTGACAAAAACCGAATGGGTGAATGTCAAGGAATTCTTTATAAGTATACAAAAACGGTTGCTGGACATTATTCCTTAA
- a CDS encoding YcdB/YcdC domain-containing protein: MKKRKSLSQIFLAVLAASTLAATPAWAEGAVNTARQAAEVEQPAFSKQMEQALERVYKVFPELKQLTLRHKFYSPGGDGRPAAWSIAFDNRPNDPKTEDSLKYTNAFVNLNAETGELMHMNIQNPDWASGESPSEELSKEKAASFVKQVLGDKVKDFRAEDTLFYGKSGVRAADGKQLEWAHATVRYERLVNGIPFKNSGFSVNVDSAGRVVGFDQNERIAWDFSKFPDPKQAISKEEAEQAYVKLLDMKLMYNGHQPIGSKPFVDKAETRPVLMYLPIFEGVLDAQTGNLAEFGMRPAQSNLSKKVAVSPTGETLVVKSKEEAEKLLSDVFGIDMNEMQFDQREETDWPSGKKFHHYSWHSKPVKESDGRSNYDQMRYVHLGIDAETGEVLTMNLQDESMRGKQAKVSQTDAEKTAIQFLERYISPKHKELSLQHVFSTMEDAENIPNWVDKNKLQDQKQSPEYHFSFHALHQGVPVMDRSFSVQVDGVTGKVAGFALQSAAVEDEVKLPDNQNVVSVESAKQEFLRQHPLQLVYIWPDYRGQIAPEPVLVYIPADTAVFEYIDAFSGKTMR, encoded by the coding sequence ATGAAAAAGAGAAAGTCTCTCAGTCAAATTTTTCTGGCGGTGCTGGCGGCAAGCACCTTGGCAGCAACTCCTGCATGGGCAGAAGGTGCTGTGAATACCGCCCGGCAGGCGGCGGAAGTGGAACAGCCCGCGTTCAGCAAACAGATGGAGCAGGCGCTGGAGAGGGTGTACAAGGTCTTTCCCGAACTGAAGCAATTGACGCTCCGGCATAAGTTTTACAGCCCTGGGGGCGACGGGCGACCCGCTGCATGGAGCATTGCCTTTGACAACCGGCCCAACGATCCGAAAACGGAAGACAGTTTGAAGTACACCAACGCTTTCGTCAATTTGAACGCGGAAACCGGCGAACTCATGCATATGAACATCCAGAATCCGGATTGGGCATCGGGCGAGTCACCGTCAGAGGAACTCTCCAAAGAAAAAGCGGCTTCTTTTGTCAAACAGGTACTGGGCGATAAAGTAAAGGACTTTCGCGCTGAGGACACGCTCTTTTACGGAAAAAGCGGAGTCAGAGCCGCCGACGGTAAACAGTTGGAATGGGCCCACGCAACTGTGCGGTATGAACGCTTGGTAAACGGCATCCCCTTCAAAAACAGCGGGTTTAGCGTGAATGTGGATTCCGCTGGGCGTGTCGTCGGTTTTGACCAGAATGAGAGGATCGCCTGGGATTTCAGCAAATTCCCGGATCCGAAGCAGGCGATTAGCAAGGAAGAGGCGGAACAGGCCTACGTGAAACTGCTGGACATGAAATTAATGTACAACGGACATCAACCCATTGGCAGCAAACCCTTTGTCGACAAAGCAGAAACGCGTCCTGTGTTGATGTATCTTCCGATTTTCGAAGGAGTTCTGGATGCCCAAACAGGAAACCTGGCGGAATTTGGAATGCGGCCTGCTCAGTCCAACCTCTCAAAGAAGGTGGCGGTTTCTCCCACAGGGGAGACATTGGTTGTCAAATCAAAGGAAGAAGCGGAGAAATTATTGTCGGACGTTTTTGGTATTGACATGAACGAAATGCAGTTCGATCAGAGAGAGGAAACGGATTGGCCATCCGGGAAGAAGTTTCACCACTACTCCTGGCACAGCAAACCGGTAAAAGAGTCGGACGGACGGTCGAATTACGATCAGATGCGCTATGTGCACCTGGGGATCGACGCAGAGACTGGCGAAGTGCTGACAATGAACCTGCAGGACGAGAGCATGAGGGGAAAACAGGCGAAGGTTTCACAGACGGACGCCGAGAAAACCGCGATTCAATTCCTGGAGAGGTACATCAGCCCTAAACACAAGGAGTTGTCGTTGCAGCATGTCTTCTCTACGATGGAAGATGCGGAAAACATCCCGAACTGGGTAGACAAAAACAAGCTGCAGGATCAAAAACAGTCTCCCGAGTACCACTTTAGCTTTCATGCGCTGCACCAGGGCGTTCCCGTCATGGACCGGTCATTCTCGGTGCAGGTCGACGGCGTCACGGGGAAAGTGGCGGGCTTTGCGCTGCAAAGCGCAGCAGTAGAGGACGAGGTAAAACTGCCGGACAATCAAAACGTTGTTTCGGTAGAATCCGCCAAACAGGAATTTTTGAGGCAGCATCCGCTGCAGCTTGTCTACATCTGGCCCGACTACCGCGGTCAAATCGCGCCCGAACCCGTGTTGGTGTATATTCCGGCCGACACCGCTGTCTTCGAATACATCGACGCCTTTTCAGGCAAAACGATGAGATAA